A window of the Polaribacter sp. HaHaR_3_91 genome harbors these coding sequences:
- a CDS encoding glycosyltransferase — protein MILSVLFYSFVVFTAIQIIYYLIFSSFLFKKKTDRKNALDIPITVIVCAKNEAKNLQDFLPSILNQDYSNFDIVLINDASSDETLEVMESFEKEHSNIKLINVENIEAFWGNKKYALTLGIKGAKNDHLLFTDADCKPVSKHWISEMSKNFQEEKTIVLGYGKYKKEKSLVNLFVRFETLLTAIQYFSYAKLGSPYMGVGRNLAYHRSEFFNVKGFINHIHIKSGDDDLFIQDAANKENTTFTISKKSFTESIAPKSFKEWFQQKRRHISTAKYYKPKHKFFLGLFFVSKVLFYLLAILLFFLYPWEPVLAIFLTYYLVQFIVIGFSAKKLKEPTITYVLPFLEIGLLIFHFSIFITNLSSKPNHWK, from the coding sequence ATGATATTATCTGTACTCTTCTACTCTTTTGTAGTATTTACAGCAATACAAATTATTTATTATCTCATTTTTTCTTCTTTTTTATTCAAAAAAAAAACAGATAGAAAAAATGCCTTAGATATTCCTATAACTGTAATTGTATGTGCCAAAAATGAAGCTAAAAACTTACAAGATTTTTTACCATCTATATTAAATCAAGATTATTCAAATTTTGATATTGTTTTAATAAACGATGCTTCTTCAGACGAAACATTAGAGGTTATGGAGTCTTTTGAAAAAGAACATTCTAATATTAAGTTAATTAATGTTGAGAATATAGAGGCTTTTTGGGGAAATAAAAAATACGCGTTAACACTAGGAATAAAAGGTGCAAAAAATGATCATCTCCTGTTTACAGATGCAGATTGTAAACCTGTATCTAAACATTGGATTTCTGAAATGTCTAAAAATTTCCAAGAAGAAAAAACCATTGTTTTAGGATACGGTAAGTATAAAAAAGAAAAATCATTAGTAAATTTATTTGTTCGTTTCGAAACCTTGTTAACTGCAATACAATATTTTAGTTATGCAAAATTAGGATCTCCGTATATGGGAGTTGGTCGTAATTTAGCATATCATAGATCTGAGTTTTTTAATGTGAAAGGTTTTATAAATCATATCCATATAAAATCTGGTGATGATGATTTGTTTATTCAAGATGCAGCTAACAAAGAAAATACGACCTTTACCATCTCTAAAAAAAGTTTTACAGAATCTATTGCTCCCAAAAGCTTTAAAGAATGGTTTCAACAAAAAAGGAGACATATATCTACAGCAAAATACTATAAACCAAAACATAAATTCTTTTTAGGCTTGTTCTTTGTTTCTAAAGTATTGTTTTATCTTTTGGCTATTCTTTTATTTTTCCTTTATCCTTGGGAACCTGTTTTAGCAATATTTTTAACGTATTATTTAGTACAATTCATTGTTATCGGTTTTTCTGCTAAAAAATTAAAAGAACCAACCATCACTTATGTATTGCCTTTTTTAGAAATAGGCCTACTAATATTTCACTTTTCAATATTTATCACTAATTTGTCGTCAAAACCAAATCATTGGAAATAG
- a CDS encoding membrane or secreted protein codes for MKLLFLTLGLLALAVAGIAIKIWAKKDGKFAGTCASQNPMLNKSGESCGFCGKTPDQFDTCEDTEHN; via the coding sequence ATGAAATTATTATTTCTTACTTTAGGTTTATTAGCACTTGCAGTGGCAGGAATCGCTATAAAAATATGGGCAAAAAAAGATGGTAAATTTGCAGGTACTTGTGCAAGCCAAAACCCAATGTTAAACAAATCAGGAGAGTCTTGTGGTTTTTGTGGAAAAACTCCAGACCAATTTGATACTTGCGAAGACACCGAACATAACTAA
- a CDS encoding YHYH protein: MKNQFIKTTSLIVLLFSAFVSCTSDSESDLSTDTEIDDVVITELHAAYAEFNTDATDIYLSNGGTTVTIETTGLPNHESVYWGEDSDLYLEESDVATTPSIMSSNNNAVTITVDATPNLTGSTVSTQLNTIGVAISGASIFNDQEGNGALDQAAASLDWTGAHIGPGVYHYHLEPKAFTNDDKNLVGILLDGVFLYGRKCNSTDTYPTDLDTSGGHTSITQHSNGIEEYHYHIINELYSTTGSYIAFAGPYQGY, translated from the coding sequence ATGAAAAACCAATTTATTAAGACCACATCACTTATTGTTTTACTTTTTTCTGCATTTGTTTCTTGTACGTCTGATAGTGAATCGGATTTAAGTACAGACACTGAAATAGATGATGTTGTTATAACAGAATTGCATGCAGCGTATGCAGAGTTTAATACAGATGCAACCGATATTTATTTATCTAATGGAGGTACAACGGTAACTATAGAAACAACAGGTTTACCAAATCACGAAAGTGTATATTGGGGAGAAGATAGCGATTTATACTTGGAAGAATCTGATGTAGCTACAACTCCATCTATAATGTCTAGTAATAATAACGCAGTTACCATTACGGTAGATGCTACTCCAAATTTAACGGGTAGTACGGTCAGTACACAATTAAATACGATTGGTGTTGCTATAAGTGGTGCTTCTATATTTAATGACCAAGAAGGAAACGGAGCTTTAGATCAAGCAGCAGCAAGTTTAGATTGGACCGGAGCACATATTGGACCTGGAGTATATCATTATCATTTAGAACCAAAAGCATTTACAAACGATGATAAAAATCTAGTAGGTATTTTATTAGATGGTGTATTCTTATATGGTAGAAAATGTAATTCAACAGATACTTACCCAACGGATTTAGATACTTCTGGCGGACATACTTCTATAACTCAACATTCAAATGGAATAGAAGAATATCATTATCATATAATAAACGAATTGTACTCTACAACAGGTTCTTATATTGCTTTTGCAGGCCCTTACCAAGGTTACTAA
- a CDS encoding EF-hand domain-containing protein produces the protein MKKSTNKFLAVIIVSLGVSVSTFAQQGNSDEKPKGPPTFKQLLKEFDANEDGKISQKEVKGPLVKDFKKIDTDEDGFISEKELKDAPKPERRERARN, from the coding sequence ATGAAAAAATCAACAAATAAATTTTTAGCAGTAATAATAGTTTCTTTAGGAGTATCAGTATCAACTTTTGCACAACAAGGTAATTCTGATGAAAAACCAAAAGGGCCTCCAACATTTAAACAACTTTTAAAAGAATTTGATGCTAATGAAGATGGTAAAATTTCTCAAAAAGAAGTAAAAGGGCCTTTGGTTAAAGATTTTAAAAAAATTGATACAGATGAAGATGGTTTCATTTCAGAAAAAGAACTGAAAGATGCCCCAAAACCAGAAAGAAGAGAAAGAGCTAGAAATTAA
- a CDS encoding mechanosensitive ion channel family protein — translation MDTITQSLQNFYNTISAGLGNWGLQLIGAFAALIIGLWIIRMIMKGVSKGFEKTKLDETLQPFLLTSIGFILKLLLIISIAGIVGLPMASFAALMAGVGLAIGAAFNGSLGHIASGIMLLIFKPFKVGDLIKTNGAFGFVKEISVFVTVIETFQNETEIIPNSTITSNKITNLTKIGNLRIDMPFAIRYGSDIEKAKQIVLDVLLKDNYVLQEGASAPRVAVNNLGQNSVELLALPYANCENYWDVFWDTRQRIVEALGNAGYEAPLPQRVVTMTK, via the coding sequence ATGGATACAATTACACAATCTTTACAAAACTTTTACAACACAATTTCTGCGGGTTTAGGAAACTGGGGACTTCAATTAATTGGTGCTTTTGCAGCATTAATAATTGGTCTTTGGATTATTAGGATGATTATGAAAGGAGTTTCTAAAGGGTTTGAAAAAACAAAATTAGATGAAACTTTACAACCTTTTCTATTAACCAGTATTGGTTTTATTTTAAAATTACTATTAATTATTTCTATTGCAGGTATTGTTGGTTTGCCAATGGCCTCTTTTGCAGCATTAATGGCAGGTGTAGGTTTGGCAATTGGTGCTGCTTTTAATGGTTCTTTAGGGCATATAGCTTCAGGTATTATGTTACTTATTTTTAAGCCTTTTAAAGTAGGAGATTTAATTAAAACAAACGGAGCTTTTGGTTTTGTAAAAGAAATATCTGTCTTTGTTACCGTTATAGAAACGTTTCAGAATGAAACTGAAATTATACCAAATTCTACCATTACTTCTAATAAGATTACCAATTTAACTAAAATAGGAAATCTACGTATCGACATGCCTTTTGCAATTAGATATGGATCGGATATTGAGAAGGCAAAACAAATTGTATTGGATGTTCTTTTAAAAGATAATTATGTTTTACAAGAAGGTGCAAGTGCTCCAAGAGTTGCCGTAAATAATTTAGGACAAAATAGTGTTGAGTTATTAGCTTTACCTTATGCTAATTGTGAAAATTATTGGGATGTTTTTTGGGATACTAGACAGAGAATTGTAGAAGCTTTAGGAAACGCCGGTTATGAAGCTCCTTTACCACAAAGAGTTGTTACAATGACTAAATAA
- a CDS encoding CotH kinase family protein, with the protein MKNYKIQLFSLVITLFIFSCTSDDVSDVVVDDTDDNEEVAVVIDDTDFEAIDWTEATHSKDVDPNISEVFEDNTVKRLDFVITEERWQTMLDDMENLYGTFGQSGASGFSDEDPIFVPGEVFYEGNEWYRVGLRFKGNSSLQSSWQAGILKLSFKLDFDEFEDDYPQIKNQRFYGIKKLSLKNNYDDSSMLREKVATDVFRNAGLVASHTAFYTLYVDHGDGPQYFGLYTLVEEVDGSVLDTQFSDDDGNLYKPDGDAASFASGTFDEDEYVKKNNEDEADFSDVQNLLTIINDGTRTSDPEAWRTTLDAVFDTEVFLKYLAVNTVVQNWDTYGRMTHNYFLYNDPATSKLTWIPWDNNEALQTGKMGGSLPLNFSGLSSSQWPLIGYMYQDEVYKEKYDAYVEEVINGAFNETTIQALYTSYAALVEEYATSEVAGYSFLNNSSDFQSAVSQLKSHATSRKTAVAAYLD; encoded by the coding sequence ATGAAAAATTATAAAATTCAATTATTCTCATTAGTGATTACACTTTTTATTTTTTCGTGTACAAGTGATGATGTTTCTGATGTTGTAGTAGATGACACAGATGATAACGAAGAAGTTGCTGTGGTAATAGATGATACAGATTTTGAAGCAATAGATTGGACCGAAGCTACACATAGTAAAGATGTAGACCCAAATATTAGCGAAGTTTTTGAAGATAACACAGTAAAAAGGTTAGACTTTGTAATTACAGAAGAGCGTTGGCAAACCATGTTAGATGATATGGAAAACCTTTACGGCACATTTGGGCAAAGTGGTGCAAGTGGTTTTTCAGACGAAGATCCTATTTTTGTTCCTGGAGAAGTTTTTTATGAAGGTAATGAATGGTACAGAGTTGGTTTGCGTTTTAAAGGAAATTCTAGTTTGCAGTCTAGTTGGCAAGCAGGTATTTTAAAGCTATCGTTTAAATTAGATTTTGATGAGTTTGAAGATGATTATCCTCAAATAAAGAATCAACGTTTTTATGGAATTAAAAAATTGAGTCTTAAAAATAATTATGATGATAGCTCTATGTTAAGAGAAAAGGTAGCCACAGATGTGTTTAGAAATGCTGGTTTAGTAGCTTCTCATACCGCATTTTACACCTTATATGTAGATCATGGAGATGGACCACAGTATTTTGGGTTGTATACTTTAGTTGAAGAAGTAGATGGAAGTGTTTTAGATACACAATTTTCTGATGATGACGGAAATTTATACAAACCAGATGGAGATGCAGCAAGTTTTGCAAGCGGAACTTTTGATGAAGATGAATATGTGAAAAAGAATAATGAAGATGAGGCAGATTTTTCTGATGTACAAAACCTTTTAACAATTATAAACGATGGTACTAGAACTTCAGATCCTGAAGCTTGGAGAACCACTTTAGATGCTGTTTTTGATACTGAGGTCTTTTTAAAATATTTAGCAGTAAATACGGTGGTTCAAAATTGGGATACTTATGGTAGAATGACACATAACTATTTCTTATACAATGACCCTGCTACGAGCAAATTAACATGGATTCCTTGGGATAATAATGAAGCTTTACAAACTGGTAAAATGGGAGGTTCTTTACCTTTAAATTTCTCTGGCTTAAGTTCATCTCAATGGCCTTTAATTGGGTATATGTATCAAGATGAAGTTTATAAAGAAAAGTATGATGCGTATGTAGAAGAGGTTATAAATGGTGCATTTAATGAAACTACAATTCAGGCTTTATATACAAGTTATGCTGCTTTGGTAGAAGAATATGCAACATCAGAAGTTGCAGGATATTCATTTTTAAATAATAGTTCAGATTTTCAATCGGCAGTTAGTCAATTAAAATCACATGCGACCTCTAGAAAAACAGCGGTAGCAGCTTATTTAGATTAA
- the murB gene encoding UDP-N-acetylmuramate dehydrogenase, which yields MNIQQNTSLKNYNTFGISVNAKRFISIDSVYQLQQLLKVEKDLFLISGGSNMLLTKDIEKLVVHLAIKGISIDYEDENAVYITVNAGENWHDFVLWCVSENYGGIENLSLIPGNVGTCPIQNIGAYGVEVKDTITKVEVLDIETGKLVQFSNEDCSFGYRNSIFKNEVKGKYIITSVSFKLTKTNHHLNSSYGAINTELTSKNITKPTLKDISDAVIAIRKSKLPDPKEIGNSGSFFKNPVIAATQFLELQKDFPTIPSYKISDTEVKVPAGWLIEQAGFKGKRFGNYGVHEKQALVLVNYGNATGKEIYQLAEKIKETIFNKFGIPLEIEVNIIA from the coding sequence GTGAATATTCAACAAAACACATCTTTAAAAAATTATAATACGTTTGGCATTTCTGTAAATGCCAAACGTTTTATTTCTATTGATTCTGTATATCAATTACAACAACTTTTAAAAGTAGAAAAAGACCTTTTTTTAATTTCTGGTGGAAGCAATATGTTGCTGACAAAAGATATTGAAAAATTAGTGGTACACTTAGCTATTAAAGGTATTTCTATTGATTACGAAGATGAAAACGCTGTTTATATTACTGTAAATGCTGGAGAAAATTGGCACGATTTTGTATTGTGGTGTGTTTCTGAAAATTATGGCGGAATAGAAAACTTGTCTTTGATTCCGGGGAATGTGGGTACCTGCCCTATTCAGAATATTGGTGCTTATGGCGTAGAAGTAAAAGACACTATTACAAAAGTAGAAGTACTAGATATTGAAACGGGTAAATTGGTTCAGTTTTCTAATGAAGACTGTAGTTTTGGTTACAGAAATTCTATATTTAAGAATGAAGTAAAAGGAAAGTACATTATTACTTCGGTTAGTTTTAAGTTGACAAAAACCAACCATCATTTAAACTCTTCTTATGGCGCTATTAATACCGAATTAACGTCTAAAAACATTACAAAACCTACTTTAAAAGATATTTCTGATGCTGTAATTGCTATTCGAAAATCGAAGCTTCCAGATCCTAAAGAAATAGGTAACAGTGGTAGTTTCTTTAAAAACCCTGTAATTGCTGCCACTCAGTTTTTAGAATTACAAAAAGACTTTCCAACCATACCTAGTTATAAAATTTCTGATACTGAAGTGAAAGTTCCTGCAGGTTGGTTAATAGAACAAGCAGGCTTTAAAGGAAAACGTTTTGGAAATTATGGTGTTCATGAGAAACAAGCGTTGGTATTGGTAAATTATGGTAATGCAACTGGAAAAGAAATTTATCAGCTTGCTGAAAAAATAAAAGAAACCATCTTTAATAAATTTGGAATTCCTCTAGAAATTGAGGTAAATATTATCGCATAA
- a CDS encoding SCO family protein, protein MKKLKKIKNYSFLLIGLCLLLSCKKTDHKEIASKVDVLPYYNEASFTPKWIDAKSDALNTFHTIPDFSLTNQDGENISQQTFENKIYVTDFFFTTCPGICPMMTDNMILVQEAFKNDDEVLILSHSVTPSIDSIAQLKKYALDKNIGQNWHLVTGDKKQIYDLGRKSYFVEEDLGKPKGIDDFLHTENFVLIDKNKHIRGIYNGLSKNSVKQLIVDIKTLKLEI, encoded by the coding sequence ATGAAAAAATTAAAAAAAATAAAGAATTATAGTTTTTTACTAATAGGGTTATGTCTTTTGTTAAGTTGTAAAAAAACAGATCATAAAGAAATAGCAAGTAAAGTTGATGTATTGCCTTATTATAATGAAGCATCTTTTACACCAAAATGGATCGATGCTAAAAGCGATGCTTTAAATACTTTTCATACCATTCCAGATTTTAGTTTAACAAATCAGGATGGGGAGAATATCAGTCAACAAACATTTGAGAATAAAATTTATGTTACAGATTTTTTCTTTACAACGTGTCCTGGTATTTGTCCGATGATGACCGATAATATGATTCTTGTTCAGGAGGCTTTTAAAAATGATGATGAAGTTTTAATACTTTCACATTCCGTAACACCTTCTATAGATTCTATAGCTCAGTTAAAAAAATATGCTTTAGATAAAAATATAGGCCAAAATTGGCATTTGGTTACTGGTGATAAAAAACAAATTTACGATTTAGGAAGAAAGTCTTATTTTGTGGAGGAAGATTTAGGCAAACCAAAAGGAATTGATGATTTTCTACACACAGAAAACTTTGTTCTTATCGATAAAAATAAACACATTAGAGGTATTTACAACGGTTTAAGTAAAAACTCTGTAAAGCAATTAATCGTAGATATTAAAACATTAAAGTTAGAAATATAG
- a CDS encoding RNA polymerase sigma factor, whose translation MEIDNTKLTINITKAKSGNQSAFRFLLDTYWSAVYNYQLKRTQSENEAEDITIQTFSKAFDKINTFDEQYVFKTWLITISKNVHIDLLRKKNISIATNTSKEQEEKAYLVVDENPTPEDKIITEQNLAKLLRDIKKLKPKYQEVIQLRYFQELSYKEISEQINEPMNNVKVKLLRAKKLLAEIIKKS comes from the coding sequence TTGGAAATAGACAATACTAAACTTACAATCAATATTACAAAGGCTAAAAGTGGAAATCAATCTGCATTTAGATTCTTATTGGATACCTATTGGTCTGCCGTTTATAATTATCAATTAAAGAGAACACAAAGCGAAAACGAAGCAGAAGATATTACTATACAAACGTTTTCTAAAGCTTTTGACAAAATTAATACTTTTGATGAACAGTATGTTTTTAAAACTTGGCTAATCACCATTTCTAAGAATGTTCATATCGATTTACTACGAAAGAAAAATATTTCTATCGCTACTAATACTTCTAAAGAACAAGAAGAAAAAGCGTATTTAGTAGTCGATGAAAACCCTACTCCTGAAGATAAAATTATTACAGAACAAAACTTAGCAAAGTTATTAAGGGACATCAAAAAATTAAAACCGAAATACCAAGAAGTGATTCAATTACGTTATTTTCAGGAATTATCATATAAAGAAATTTCCGAGCAAATTAACGAACCTATGAATAACGTAAAGGTAAAGTTGTTGAGAGCTAAAAAATTGTTAGCAGAGATTATTAAGAAATCTTAA
- a CDS encoding YHYH protein, whose protein sequence is MKKYFIPILASILLIGCKSQATKHTHHGETESHTHTAVNYFDSYSLISKIFGTKTIVTVTGNERKMVTNALPDHKTGAFPRKGNPNTISEQNKNYTFPVNPKYTGKATWVREPGVALNGVKFEPGTAEVVVCETGENYRVEAFQDVIDLGLDFNHAHVQPTGEYHYHGTPTSVIEEFDTGKDLVHVGFAHDGFPIYYSKSNAYKPSYKLLDGTREGEDCVYENPKETINIAVNDDHDGTYGSDFEYVANSGDLDECNGITIDGKYMYLVTNEFPYVSRCLMGEVKEDERRGPPRDGNEERKGGERKNFEELLEMMDTDKDGKLSKTETKGPLKEDFSKVDKNNDGFITKDELGKEPKKK, encoded by the coding sequence ATGAAAAAGTATTTCATACCAATATTAGCAAGTATTTTATTAATAGGTTGTAAAAGTCAGGCAACAAAGCATACACATCATGGAGAAACAGAAAGCCATACACATACTGCTGTAAATTATTTTGATTCCTATAGTTTAATAAGTAAAATCTTTGGAACAAAAACAATTGTTACTGTAACAGGTAATGAACGAAAAATGGTTACAAATGCATTGCCAGACCATAAAACCGGTGCTTTTCCAAGAAAAGGAAATCCGAATACAATTTCTGAACAAAATAAAAATTACACGTTTCCTGTAAATCCAAAGTATACAGGGAAGGCAACTTGGGTTAGAGAACCAGGAGTTGCTTTAAATGGTGTAAAGTTTGAACCCGGAACAGCAGAAGTTGTTGTTTGTGAAACGGGAGAAAATTATAGGGTAGAAGCTTTTCAAGATGTTATAGATTTAGGACTCGATTTTAATCATGCACATGTGCAACCTACCGGCGAGTATCATTATCATGGAACGCCAACGTCTGTAATTGAAGAATTTGATACCGGAAAAGATTTAGTACACGTTGGTTTTGCGCACGATGGTTTTCCTATTTATTACTCTAAAAGTAATGCTTACAAACCGAGTTACAAATTATTAGACGGAACGCGTGAGGGAGAAGATTGTGTTTATGAAAACCCGAAAGAAACTATAAATATTGCTGTAAATGATGATCATGATGGAACCTATGGTTCCGATTTTGAATATGTAGCAAATTCAGGAGATTTAGATGAATGTAACGGAATTACAATTGATGGAAAATATATGTACTTGGTTACAAATGAATTTCCGTATGTAAGCAGATGTTTAATGGGAGAGGTAAAAGAAGATGAGCGTAGAGGACCGCCTAGAGATGGGAATGAAGAAAGAAAAGGAGGAGAACGTAAAAACTTTGAGGAACTATTAGAAATGATGGATACAGATAAGGATGGAAAATTATCTAAAACAGAAACCAAAGGACCTTTAAAGGAAGATTTTTCTAAAGTTGATAAAAATAATGATGGTTTTATAACCAAAGATGAATTGGGAAAAGAACCCAAAAAGAAATAA
- a CDS encoding toxin-antitoxin system YwqK family antitoxin, which translates to MKLTAFFFFLFSIFIIGCNSSTNNKKKNTAIKIRTIDSTVTVHKDSLILNGNEGNWYYKNKLFNGVAVKYHTNDSLKEKTGFYNGKKEGVYNVWFKNGVLKVTSHYNQNVMEGSYKAWWLNGTLAYEATYKKGKLQGLERQWYVDGVMSKERNLLKGNENGLQRAWLQNGKIYVNYEAKNGRTFGMKRANLCYQLKDEKIKKNKEL; encoded by the coding sequence ATGAAATTAACAGCATTCTTTTTTTTCCTTTTTTCAATTTTTATTATTGGTTGTAATTCTTCAACCAATAATAAAAAGAAAAATACTGCTATTAAAATTAGAACTATTGATAGTACTGTTACGGTTCATAAAGATAGTTTAATCTTAAACGGTAACGAAGGGAATTGGTATTATAAAAACAAGCTTTTTAATGGGGTTGCAGTTAAATATCATACCAATGATTCCTTAAAGGAAAAGACCGGTTTTTATAATGGTAAAAAAGAAGGAGTTTATAACGTTTGGTTTAAAAATGGAGTTTTAAAAGTAACATCGCATTACAACCAAAATGTTATGGAGGGCAGTTATAAAGCTTGGTGGCTAAACGGTACTTTGGCTTATGAGGCAACTTACAAAAAAGGGAAGTTGCAAGGTCTAGAGCGACAATGGTATGTTGATGGAGTAATGTCTAAAGAAAGAAATTTGTTAAAAGGAAATGAAAATGGTTTGCAAAGAGCTTGGTTACAAAACGGCAAGATCTATGTAAATTATGAAGCTAAAAATGGCAGAACTTTTGGAATGAAGCGTGCAAATTTATGTTATCAATTAAAAGATGAAAAAATTAAAAAAAATAAAGAATTATAG
- a CDS encoding RNA polymerase sigma factor, with translation MKTIILTEENLIAQLKSGKQTAFSQLLDDYQQKVFGTCISFVPNKEDAEDIAQEVFLEIFRSISKFKGDSKLSTWIYKIATNKCLEFIRKKNTKKRFAFMQTILGNEIPLDKTNYFTEVNHPGILLENKEKSATIFKAINTLPEAQRIVFTLAKIDDKSYQEIVEITGKSLSSVESLMFRAKKSLQEKLINFYKNNN, from the coding sequence TTGAAAACAATAATCTTGACCGAAGAGAACTTAATAGCACAATTAAAATCAGGAAAACAGACTGCTTTTAGTCAACTTTTAGATGACTATCAACAGAAAGTTTTTGGTACCTGCATTTCTTTTGTGCCTAATAAAGAAGATGCAGAAGATATTGCACAAGAAGTTTTTTTAGAAATTTTTAGATCTATTTCTAAATTTAAAGGAGATTCTAAACTTTCTACTTGGATTTATAAAATAGCGACCAATAAGTGTCTAGAATTTATCAGAAAAAAGAATACTAAAAAGAGATTTGCGTTTATGCAAACTATTTTAGGAAATGAAATTCCGTTAGATAAAACAAATTATTTTACAGAAGTAAATCACCCAGGTATTTTATTAGAGAATAAAGAAAAATCTGCAACTATTTTTAAGGCTATAAATACTTTGCCAGAAGCACAGAGAATTGTGTTTACGTTGGCAAAGATTGATGATAAAAGTTATCAAGAAATAGTAGAAATTACGGGTAAAAGTTTATCCTCGGTAGAGTCTTTAATGTTTAGAGCTAAGAAGAGTTTGCAAGAAAAATTAATAAATTTTTATAAAAACAATAATTAA
- a CDS encoding Spy/CpxP family protein refolding chaperone, protein MKSKLLPILLILLLLLNGVLIFMLVKKPHENQRINPTRNFLTEQLSFTETQKASFKTLDVAHRQVMRGLEDQLKDQKDILFDSFNKKDFKIDSLTTKIGLLQAKKDAEVFSFFKQVREICTADQAQKFDKIIKEAIRGGDRMPPNDGNMPPPGNERMPPPPR, encoded by the coding sequence ATGAAATCAAAATTACTTCCTATTCTTCTAATCTTGTTACTACTATTAAATGGAGTATTAATTTTTATGTTGGTAAAAAAGCCACATGAAAATCAAAGAATTAATCCGACAAGAAATTTTTTAACCGAACAATTAAGTTTTACAGAAACTCAAAAAGCATCATTTAAAACATTAGATGTAGCGCATAGACAGGTAATGAGAGGTCTAGAAGATCAGCTTAAAGATCAAAAAGATATTTTATTTGATAGCTTTAATAAAAAAGATTTTAAGATTGATTCTTTAACTACAAAAATTGGACTTTTACAAGCAAAAAAGGATGCAGAGGTTTTTTCTTTTTTTAAACAGGTAAGAGAAATTTGTACAGCAGATCAAGCGCAAAAGTTTGATAAAATAATTAAAGAAGCCATAAGAGGTGGAGATAGAATGCCTCCAAATGATGGTAACATGCCTCCTCCGGGAAATGAAAGAATGCCACCGCCACCAAGATAA
- a CDS encoding PLD nuclease N-terminal domain-containing protein, with product MNSFLFIGVFQLIIILVVLLLGILPTIIALVDILKSEFKGNNKIVWVLVVLFTNFFGAILYFLIGREQKITVKKS from the coding sequence ATGAACTCTTTTTTATTTATCGGAGTTTTCCAACTAATTATAATATTAGTCGTTTTACTTCTAGGAATTTTACCAACAATAATTGCTCTTGTAGATATTTTAAAGAGTGAATTTAAAGGGAATAATAAAATTGTTTGGGTGCTAGTCGTTTTATTTACAAACTTTTTTGGTGCTATTTTATATTTTCTAATTGGTAGAGAACAAAAAATAACGGTTAAGAAATCATAA